The Geotalea uraniireducens Rf4 genome window below encodes:
- the glyS gene encoding glycine--tRNA ligase subunit beta: MTKELFLEIGTEEIPAGFLPKAMAEMEGLIRKELDNARIAFGEVKAMATPRRLALVVSQVAGQQADAEITAMGPAKKVAFNEDGTPTRAGEGFARGQGVEPSALSIVVTEKGEYVAVTKKETGVPTVGLLGEILPRLINNISFKKSMRWGDLDVRFARPVHWIVALFDGIVVPFSFGNIESGTMSRGHRFMANTSFPVRDFTHYLDECERHFVIPDPAKRKEIIRREIHRVAKAAGGRLLPDEGLLEQVTYLVEYPSAVHGTFSAEFLVVPREVLITSMREHQRYFSLVDDNGKLLPGFITINNTLTEDPSVVVKGNERVLRARLSDARFFFDEDKKVPLENRVESLKSVLYQAKLGTSYEKMERFRALAEGVAEELQPGLKEKVSQAATLCKADLVTGMVGEFPEVQGIMGREYAFLQGIDPGVANAIAEHYLPTQAGGELPASDIGAFVSIADKLDTICGCFSVGLIPTGSADPYALRRAALGIINIIVAKGYALQLTTLVSKALARLEGKLTRKKEEVFGDVMDFFQGRFVNLMTDRFPADVVDAVVAVSFDDLVDTAAKIEALAVFKKRPDFEPLAVAFKRVCNIVKGPVVVVGVNELDFEEDAEGTLHRAYHSVAGTVAAKVAERDYLAALTQIATLKGAVDDFFDNVMVMAEDERVRNNRLALLQEIKGLFRDIADFAKITA; this comes from the coding sequence ATGACAAAAGAACTGTTCCTGGAAATTGGCACCGAAGAGATTCCTGCCGGGTTTCTTCCCAAGGCCATGGCCGAGATGGAAGGCCTGATCAGGAAAGAGCTGGACAACGCCCGAATCGCCTTCGGCGAGGTGAAAGCCATGGCGACGCCCCGTCGTCTGGCGCTGGTGGTAAGCCAGGTGGCCGGGCAGCAGGCCGATGCGGAGATTACCGCCATGGGGCCGGCGAAAAAGGTTGCTTTCAACGAGGACGGCACGCCGACCAGAGCGGGGGAGGGCTTTGCCCGCGGGCAAGGTGTGGAACCTTCCGCCCTCAGCATCGTGGTCACCGAGAAGGGCGAATACGTCGCCGTGACGAAAAAAGAGACCGGTGTCCCCACTGTCGGGCTCCTTGGCGAGATTCTTCCCCGCCTGATCAACAATATATCGTTCAAGAAATCCATGCGCTGGGGGGATCTGGACGTCCGTTTCGCCCGCCCTGTGCACTGGATCGTGGCTCTGTTCGACGGCATCGTCGTGCCGTTCAGTTTCGGCAACATCGAAAGCGGCACCATGTCCCGCGGCCACCGCTTCATGGCCAACACTTCGTTCCCGGTGCGCGATTTCACCCACTATCTGGATGAGTGCGAACGGCACTTCGTCATACCTGACCCGGCCAAGCGGAAGGAGATTATCCGCCGCGAGATTCACCGGGTGGCGAAGGCCGCCGGCGGGCGCCTCCTGCCGGACGAAGGGCTGCTGGAGCAAGTCACCTATCTGGTGGAGTACCCGAGCGCAGTGCACGGCACCTTCTCTGCAGAATTCCTGGTGGTGCCGCGGGAAGTGCTCATTACCTCCATGCGCGAACACCAGCGTTATTTCTCCCTGGTGGACGACAACGGCAAGCTCCTTCCCGGTTTCATCACCATTAACAACACCCTCACCGAGGACCCGTCCGTGGTGGTGAAGGGGAATGAGCGGGTGCTGCGCGCCCGTCTTTCCGACGCCCGCTTCTTTTTCGACGAGGACAAGAAGGTCCCCCTGGAGAATCGGGTCGAATCGCTGAAGAGCGTCCTCTATCAAGCCAAGCTCGGCACTTCCTATGAGAAGATGGAAAGGTTCCGGGCACTGGCCGAAGGGGTTGCAGAGGAACTCCAACCCGGGTTGAAGGAAAAGGTTTCTCAAGCCGCCACCCTCTGCAAGGCGGATCTGGTGACGGGCATGGTCGGTGAATTCCCGGAGGTTCAAGGGATCATGGGGCGTGAGTACGCATTTCTGCAAGGAATCGACCCGGGGGTGGCGAACGCCATCGCCGAGCACTACCTGCCTACACAGGCAGGGGGGGAACTGCCTGCTTCGGACATCGGCGCCTTCGTCTCGATCGCCGACAAGCTGGACACCATCTGCGGCTGCTTCAGCGTCGGCCTGATCCCGACCGGCTCCGCCGACCCATACGCACTGCGCCGTGCCGCACTGGGGATCATCAACATCATTGTCGCCAAGGGGTATGCCCTGCAGCTGACAACCCTGGTTTCCAAAGCCCTTGCCCGGCTGGAAGGCAAACTTACCCGGAAGAAAGAGGAAGTCTTCGGCGATGTGATGGACTTTTTTCAAGGCCGCTTCGTCAACCTGATGACCGACCGTTTCCCTGCGGATGTGGTGGATGCGGTGGTGGCAGTCTCTTTCGACGATCTGGTCGATACTGCCGCCAAGATCGAGGCCCTCGCCGTATTCAAGAAGCGGCCCGACTTTGAGCCGCTGGCAGTGGCTTTCAAGCGAGTCTGCAACATCGTCAAGGGCCCGGTAGTGGTGGTGGGAGTCAATGAACTGGACTTCGAAGAGGACGCTGAAGGGACGCTGCATCGGGCTTACCATAGTGTTGCCGGCACTGTTGCGGCAAAGGTCGCCGAGCGGGACTACCTTGCGGCCCTGACGCAGATCGCCACCCTCAAGGGTGCGGTCGACGACTTCTTCGACAATGTCATGGTCATGGCCGAGGATGAACGGGTGAGGAACAACCGGCTGGCCCTGCTTCAAGAGATTAAGGGCCTGTTCAGGGACATTGCAGACTTTGCAAAAATAACCGCTTAG
- the glyQ gene encoding glycine--tRNA ligase subunit alpha: MTFQDLILSLQGYWAKQGCVIQQPYDCEKGAGTFNPATFLRVLGPEPWNVAYVEPSRRPTDGRYGENPNRLQHYYQFQVIMKPSPMNILDLYLDSLRSFGINPNQHDIRFVEDDWESPTLGAWGLGWEVWLDGMEITQFTYFQQAGGIDLKPVSSEITYGCERIAMYLQGVDNVYDLEWVKGVRYGDIHHESEVEFSTYNFEEADVEMLLQLFGMYEKECVRLVEKGLVLPAYDYVMKCSHTFNLLDARGAISVTERASYIGKVRNVAKLCAEGYLQMRERLGFPLLKGGR; this comes from the coding sequence TTGACCTTTCAGGATCTGATTCTCTCCCTTCAGGGGTACTGGGCCAAGCAGGGATGCGTTATACAGCAGCCCTATGATTGCGAAAAGGGCGCCGGCACCTTCAATCCTGCCACCTTTCTGCGTGTGCTCGGCCCGGAGCCGTGGAACGTTGCCTACGTTGAGCCGTCCCGTCGGCCGACCGACGGGCGCTACGGAGAGAATCCCAACCGCCTTCAGCACTACTACCAGTTTCAGGTCATCATGAAGCCTTCGCCCATGAATATCCTCGACCTCTATCTCGACTCCCTCCGCTCTTTCGGCATCAACCCCAATCAGCACGACATCCGCTTCGTCGAGGATGACTGGGAGTCACCGACACTCGGGGCCTGGGGCCTTGGCTGGGAGGTCTGGCTCGACGGCATGGAGATCACCCAGTTCACCTATTTCCAGCAGGCCGGCGGCATCGACCTGAAGCCGGTTTCCTCGGAGATCACCTACGGCTGCGAGCGGATCGCCATGTACCTGCAGGGGGTGGACAATGTCTATGACCTGGAATGGGTAAAAGGGGTGCGGTACGGCGACATCCACCATGAGAGCGAGGTGGAATTTTCCACTTATAACTTTGAGGAAGCTGACGTGGAGATGCTTCTTCAGTTGTTCGGGATGTACGAAAAAGAGTGCGTCAGGCTGGTGGAAAAGGGGCTGGTGCTCCCCGCCTACGACTATGTGATGAAATGCTCCCATACCTTCAATCTGCTCGATGCGCGGGGCGCCATCTCCGTTACCGAGCGTGCCTCCTACATCGGCAAGGTGCGTAATGTGGCGAAGCTTTGTGCCGAGGGGTACTTGCAGATGCGTGAGCGGCTTGGATTTCCGCTTTTGAAAGGAGGCCGCTAA
- the mutM gene encoding bifunctional DNA-formamidopyrimidine glycosylase/DNA-(apurinic or apyrimidinic site) lyase — MPELPEVETTRRGIAPYLVGKRICRVTVRTAKLRLPLQPDLDSILSGRIISAVERRGKYLLVRFTAGTLILHLGMTGNLRLVQADTPPGRHDHLDLVLNSGLCLRLTDPRRFSTIVWTHDDPLRHTLLAKHGPEPLTGDFSGDYLYTKSRGRRITVKQFIMDSRVLAGVGNIYACEALFRAGIHPETPAGALSTTHCLRLADTIKEVLTDAIASGGSTLGDFLVSEGKPGYFPMSFSVYGRNDAPCPGCGAPIRRSRQGGRSTYFCDRCQH, encoded by the coding sequence ATGCCTGAACTCCCTGAAGTTGAAACCACCCGTCGCGGCATTGCACCTTACCTGGTGGGAAAGCGTATCTGCCGGGTTACGGTTCGCACCGCCAAACTTCGCCTCCCCTTACAGCCGGATCTCGATTCCATTCTCTCCGGCCGGATCATTTCAGCGGTGGAGCGGCGAGGCAAGTACCTCCTCGTGCGCTTTACCGCCGGAACCCTTATCCTCCACCTGGGGATGACCGGCAATCTGCGTCTGGTACAGGCGGATACGCCGCCAGGCAGGCACGATCATCTCGACCTTGTACTCAACAGCGGTCTTTGCCTGCGGTTAACCGATCCGCGCCGCTTCAGCACAATCGTCTGGACCCATGACGATCCCCTGCGCCACACGCTGCTGGCAAAGCACGGCCCCGAACCACTGACGGGCGACTTTTCCGGCGATTACCTCTACACGAAAAGCCGCGGCCGCAGGATAACTGTCAAGCAGTTCATCATGGACAGCCGGGTGCTGGCGGGAGTTGGAAACATCTATGCCTGCGAAGCGCTGTTTCGTGCCGGCATCCACCCTGAAACACCTGCCGGAGCCCTTTCTACAACACACTGTCTTCGGCTGGCCGATACCATCAAAGAGGTGTTGACAGACGCCATCGCCAGCGGCGGCAGCACTCTTGGTGATTTCCTCGTCAGCGAAGGGAAACCGGGCTATTTTCCCATGAGTTTCTCCGTTTACGGCCGTAACGACGCCCCCTGTCCCGGCTGTGGCGCGCCGATCCGGCGCAGCCGACAGGGGGGAAGATCCACCTATTTCTGCGACAGATGCCAGCATTGA
- the rplI gene encoding 50S ribosomal protein L9: MKVILKENIENLGHIGDIVKVAPGYARNYLLPKGFALEATTKNAKALDHAKKHLEYKKNKVLEQARVLAAKIEGLALNLSHQAGEEGKLFGAVTNMELAEQMKAQGIEIDRKKIILAEPIKHLGEFTATVKIHPEVNATLKVTVSKA, translated from the coding sequence ATGAAAGTAATTCTCAAGGAAAACATTGAAAATCTCGGCCACATCGGTGACATTGTCAAGGTGGCGCCCGGTTATGCCAGAAACTACCTGCTTCCCAAGGGTTTCGCTCTCGAAGCGACCACCAAGAACGCCAAAGCACTTGACCATGCGAAAAAGCACCTGGAATACAAAAAGAACAAGGTGCTGGAACAGGCAAGAGTGCTTGCGGCAAAAATCGAGGGTCTCGCGCTTAACCTCAGCCACCAGGCCGGTGAAGAGGGTAAGCTGTTCGGCGCCGTTACCAACATGGAACTGGCTGAGCAGATGAAGGCACAGGGGATTGAAATCGACCGCAAGAAAATCATTCTGGCCGAGCCGATCAAGCACCTGGGCGAGTTTACCGCTACGGTCAAGATTCATCCCGAGGTAAACGCCACCCTTAAGGTGACCGTTTCCAAGGCGTAA
- a CDS encoding YybS family protein, with protein MKFPVQGTPLDVMKGSAVTLALFLAYISLPLVGILPGVAAPVAGVYYSLKSGRIAGVAIVIATAALLAVAVDPATTAIYLMQCGVMTLALPEFLSRGKGGSRSIVYTVAINLVVILAVAAAYGILSGQNLHAQVIKGINASITQTITLYEKAGIKGDELKTLQQAMQQAGILIGRIYPALVTVGLSIVAGLNLLLLRKLASRYSVSLVLGDFNRFKNPEQLIWVLIAAGFAMLVDNDVVTPAALNLLIVIVSLYFIQGMAVITHSFNRFVVPGFVRFIFYLLLAVQPFLALVVAVLGIFDLWGDFRTPKKKENL; from the coding sequence ATGAAGTTTCCCGTGCAGGGGACGCCGTTGGACGTAATGAAGGGGAGCGCCGTGACACTGGCGCTCTTCCTTGCCTATATATCCTTGCCGCTCGTCGGAATATTGCCGGGAGTAGCGGCTCCCGTAGCGGGTGTCTACTATTCTCTGAAAAGCGGCAGGATTGCCGGTGTTGCCATTGTTATAGCAACCGCGGCGCTTCTGGCCGTTGCTGTTGATCCGGCGACCACGGCGATATACTTGATGCAGTGCGGGGTGATGACGCTTGCCCTGCCGGAATTCCTTTCGCGGGGTAAAGGCGGCTCCCGATCAATCGTCTATACCGTGGCAATCAACCTTGTCGTCATCCTGGCGGTTGCCGCTGCTTATGGAATTTTGTCGGGCCAAAACCTGCATGCACAGGTAATAAAGGGAATAAATGCGAGCATTACGCAAACCATAACCCTTTATGAGAAAGCCGGCATCAAGGGGGATGAGCTCAAGACGCTCCAGCAGGCGATGCAGCAGGCCGGAATCCTCATCGGCCGGATATATCCGGCGCTTGTGACAGTCGGACTGAGTATCGTTGCCGGGTTAAACCTGCTCCTGCTCAGGAAACTGGCATCTCGGTACTCAGTGTCGCTGGTGCTTGGCGACTTCAACAGGTTCAAAAACCCGGAACAATTGATCTGGGTGCTTATTGCAGCCGGTTTTGCCATGCTTGTAGACAACGACGTGGTCACACCGGCAGCTTTGAACCTGCTGATCGTCATTGTTTCGCTTTATTTTATCCAGGGGATGGCGGTAATTACCCATTCCTTCAACCGATTTGTCGTGCCGGGCTTTGTCCGGTTCATATTTTACCTGCTGCTGGCAGTACAGCCCTTTCTTGCCCTGGTGGTTGCTGTGCTCGGCATATTCGATTTATGGGGCGATTTCCGTACCCCCAAAAAAAAGGAAAACCTGTAA
- the rpsR gene encoding 30S ribosomal protein S18 codes for MSDERTPQRSSGPRKKRPFQRRKVCRFCADKQVSIDYKDPRTLRYFISERGKIIPRRISGNCAKHQREITEAIKRARNIALLPIAGSHASQ; via the coding sequence ATGAGTGACGAAAGAACACCCCAAAGAAGCAGCGGTCCCCGGAAAAAGAGACCTTTTCAGCGGCGCAAGGTATGCCGCTTCTGTGCGGATAAGCAGGTAAGCATTGATTACAAGGATCCCCGCACCCTTCGCTATTTCATCAGCGAGCGTGGCAAGATCATCCCGAGAAGGATTTCCGGTAACTGTGCAAAGCATCAGCGGGAAATCACCGAGGCGATCAAACGTGCGAGAAACATCGCATTGCTGCCCATCGCTGGTAGCCATGCATCTCAATAA
- the rpsF gene encoding 30S ribosomal protein S6, whose amino-acid sequence MRMYETIFIVQPDLGEEEMKGISTKVQDVIASMKGDFKRLEDWGPRKLAYPINKFARGRYYYLRFDGDSALIAELERRLRLDDKVIRYQSVKLEKEVALAAAIPTKVAEEEAVESAEETKVETTTVEE is encoded by the coding sequence ATGAGGATGTACGAGACGATTTTTATCGTCCAGCCCGACCTTGGCGAAGAGGAAATGAAGGGCATTTCCACCAAGGTACAGGATGTTATCGCCAGCATGAAAGGTGATTTCAAAAGGCTGGAAGACTGGGGGCCGAGGAAGCTGGCTTACCCGATCAACAAGTTTGCCCGTGGTCGCTACTATTATCTCCGTTTTGACGGCGATTCAGCACTCATTGCCGAGCTTGAGCGGCGTCTGAGACTTGACGACAAGGTCATCAGATACCAGAGTGTCAAGCTTGAGAAAGAGGTTGCGCTTGCTGCCGCCATCCCTACCAAAGTCGCTGAGGAAGAGGCTGTCGAGTCCGCCGAAGAGACCAAGGTAGAAACGACAACTGTGGAGGAATAG
- the ychF gene encoding redox-regulated ATPase YchF, with translation MGFNCGIVGLPNVGKSTIFNALTSAGAESANYPFCTIDPNVGIVQVPDERMKQLAVIVKPERILPTTIEFLDIAGLVKGASQGEGLGNKFLGHIRSVDAIVHVVRCFEDENVVHVSGSVDPVSDIEVIKTELGLADLDSVEKKLVRVEKLAKSGDKKIKDEADFYQRLKSAVEQGKSPRDVVQNDDEKLLLRELHLLTDKPVLYVANVAEDDLEGTHPFVGRVRELAVAEGAKLVTICGRIEAEISELAGEEKQAFLAEMGLKESGLDRLIRTGYELLGLITYFTAGVKEVRAWTITRGTKAPQAAGVIHSDFEKGFIRAEVIAFNDFIAAGGEAGAKEKGLMRLEGKEYVVQDGDVMHFRFNV, from the coding sequence ATGGGTTTTAACTGCGGCATAGTCGGACTTCCCAACGTGGGAAAGTCCACCATCTTTAATGCGCTTACTTCTGCCGGGGCTGAATCGGCCAATTATCCGTTCTGCACCATTGACCCGAATGTCGGCATCGTTCAGGTGCCGGACGAGCGGATGAAACAACTGGCAGTGATCGTCAAGCCTGAACGGATTCTCCCCACAACCATCGAATTCCTCGATATTGCCGGTCTGGTCAAGGGGGCGAGTCAGGGGGAAGGGTTGGGGAACAAGTTCCTTGGTCATATTCGCTCGGTAGACGCCATTGTCCACGTGGTGCGCTGCTTTGAAGACGAGAACGTCGTCCATGTCAGCGGCAGTGTCGACCCGGTGAGCGATATCGAGGTGATCAAAACCGAATTGGGCCTTGCTGATCTGGACAGCGTGGAAAAGAAGCTGGTGCGGGTGGAAAAACTGGCCAAAAGCGGCGACAAGAAGATCAAGGATGAGGCTGATTTCTACCAGCGCCTGAAGAGCGCCGTCGAGCAGGGTAAATCACCGCGGGATGTCGTCCAGAACGATGATGAAAAGCTTCTGCTGCGCGAACTGCACCTCTTGACCGACAAGCCGGTCCTCTACGTTGCCAATGTCGCCGAGGATGATCTGGAGGGGACGCATCCGTTTGTCGGTCGGGTCCGGGAACTGGCCGTAGCGGAAGGGGCAAAGCTCGTCACCATCTGCGGCAGGATAGAAGCGGAGATTTCCGAACTTGCCGGGGAAGAGAAGCAGGCGTTCCTTGCCGAAATGGGGTTGAAGGAGTCCGGCCTTGATCGGTTGATCCGTACAGGTTATGAACTGCTTGGCCTGATCACCTATTTTACGGCCGGGGTGAAGGAAGTGCGCGCCTGGACCATTACCAGGGGGACCAAGGCGCCCCAGGCGGCCGGTGTTATCCACTCGGATTTTGAGAAAGGGTTCATTCGCGCCGAGGTGATAGCCTTCAATGATTTCATTGCTGCCGGCGGGGAGGCCGGGGCCAAGGAAAAAGGTCTGATGCGTCTGGAGGGGAAGGAGTATGTTGTGCAGGACGGTGACGTGATGCACTTCCGCTTCAACGTGTAG
- the pth gene encoding aminoacyl-tRNA hydrolase: protein MAVKLIVGLGNPGPKYQWTRHNAGFMVLDRLSHLTGITVTRKNFSGLCGEGSWQGDRLILLKPQTFMNLSGRSVAEALRFHKLTVEDLIVIHDDLDIPFGRVKLKAGGGHAGHNGLRSLSQELGSGAFLRVRMGIGRPLHGDVVNYVLSNFSPEEMIGLPRLLDGIVDLLEMLITEGLPKTMSLYNNKELL, encoded by the coding sequence ATGGCTGTAAAACTTATTGTTGGGCTGGGGAACCCCGGCCCAAAATACCAATGGACCCGCCACAACGCGGGTTTTATGGTTTTAGACCGACTCTCGCATCTGACCGGCATTACTGTTACCAGAAAGAATTTCTCCGGCTTGTGTGGCGAGGGGAGCTGGCAGGGAGATCGCCTGATTCTCCTCAAACCTCAGACCTTCATGAATCTGTCCGGTCGTTCCGTCGCGGAAGCCCTCCGATTTCACAAACTTACCGTTGAAGATCTCATCGTCATCCATGACGACCTCGATATTCCCTTTGGTCGGGTTAAGCTGAAGGCAGGAGGCGGTCATGCCGGTCACAACGGCCTCCGCTCCCTCTCCCAGGAACTGGGGAGCGGTGCCTTTTTAAGGGTCCGGATGGGGATCGGACGTCCCCTTCATGGCGATGTGGTCAACTATGTGCTCAGTAATTTTTCGCCGGAAGAGATGATCGGTCTTCCCCGGCTGCTGGACGGGATTGTCGACCTTCTTGAGATGCTTATCACGGAGGGTCTTCCCAAGACCATGAGTCTTTATAACAACAAAGAACTGCTTTAA
- a CDS encoding 50S ribosomal protein L25 → MEERVLNVELRTKTGKGISRQLRRNNFIPGVVYGKGMESVPVSLSTKELSTAIAGEGGRNHLLTLKGGGGLDGQMVIVAELLQDCLKGTPRHVDLHKINMADKVRVKVPVNLVGSAVGVKEGGLLDFAMHEIEIECFPTHIPEHIDVDVTELTIGHSLHIGDIKELPGIKVLGDATVSVVSILGKVKEEPVVDA, encoded by the coding sequence ATGGAAGAGAGAGTATTGAATGTTGAATTGAGAACCAAGACCGGTAAAGGGATCTCCCGTCAACTCAGGAGAAACAATTTCATTCCCGGTGTCGTTTATGGAAAGGGGATGGAGTCCGTTCCCGTCTCCCTCAGCACGAAAGAGCTGAGCACCGCTATCGCCGGTGAGGGGGGGCGTAACCACCTTCTTACCCTGAAAGGGGGGGGGGGCCTCGATGGCCAGATGGTGATCGTTGCCGAACTTCTCCAGGATTGTCTTAAGGGGACCCCGCGTCACGTGGATCTGCACAAGATAAACATGGCCGACAAGGTCAGGGTGAAAGTGCCCGTTAATCTGGTTGGCTCGGCGGTTGGCGTAAAGGAAGGCGGTCTGCTCGACTTTGCCATGCACGAAATCGAGATCGAGTGTTTCCCCACGCACATACCAGAGCACATTGATGTTGATGTGACGGAATTGACCATTGGCCATTCGCTCCATATCGGTGATATCAAGGAGCTGCCCGGGATCAAGGTATTGGGAGATGCCACGGTATCGGTGGTAAGCATTCTCGGCAAGGTAAAGGAAGAGCCTGTAGTAGATGCATAG
- a CDS encoding ribose-phosphate diphosphokinase, giving the protein MEDKIRVFSGNSNPALAEKICASLKVPLGQAKVKTFSDGEIMVEIGENVRGRDIYVVQSTCSPTNNNLMELLIMMDALKRASAATITVVMPYYGYARQDRKAAPRTPITSKLVADLITTAGADRVVTVDLHAGQIQGFFNIPVDNLYAAPVIIDHLKSRFPNEHDKIVMVSPDAGGTERARAFAKRLGCTLAVIDKRRTAPNVAEVMHLIGDVKGKTAIILDDMIDTAGTLTQAANALKAHGADTIYACATHGVLSGPAIERINNSVIERIVITDTIPLGEKADQTEKIKVLSVANLLAEAIRRIHEDESVSSLFV; this is encoded by the coding sequence ATGGAAGACAAAATCAGGGTGTTTAGCGGCAATTCCAACCCGGCTCTGGCAGAAAAAATCTGCGCCAGCCTTAAAGTGCCTTTGGGGCAGGCGAAAGTAAAAACCTTCTCCGACGGCGAAATCATGGTGGAAATAGGGGAGAATGTTCGCGGCCGCGACATTTACGTGGTCCAGTCGACCTGTTCCCCAACCAACAATAACCTGATGGAACTCCTGATTATGATGGACGCCCTGAAGCGTGCGTCTGCCGCCACTATTACGGTGGTCATGCCTTATTACGGTTATGCCCGTCAGGATCGCAAAGCCGCCCCGCGCACCCCGATCACCTCGAAACTGGTGGCCGATCTCATAACTACCGCAGGTGCCGACCGGGTGGTTACCGTTGATCTCCATGCCGGTCAGATCCAGGGCTTTTTCAATATTCCGGTCGACAACCTCTATGCGGCGCCGGTTATTATCGATCATCTGAAAAGTCGTTTCCCGAACGAACATGACAAAATTGTCATGGTATCACCCGACGCCGGCGGTACCGAGCGGGCCAGGGCCTTTGCCAAGCGTCTCGGCTGTACCCTCGCCGTCATCGATAAGCGTCGTACCGCTCCCAATGTGGCGGAAGTCATGCATCTTATCGGCGACGTCAAGGGCAAGACGGCAATCATTCTCGACGACATGATCGATACAGCCGGAACTCTGACCCAGGCAGCCAATGCCTTGAAAGCGCACGGCGCCGATACCATCTATGCCTGCGCCACTCATGGTGTTCTTTCCGGTCCCGCCATTGAGCGGATCAACAACTCCGTGATTGAAAGAATAGTGATTACCGATACCATCCCCTTGGGGGAAAAAGCTGATCAAACCGAAAAAATCAAGGTGCTGTCCGTGGCTAATCTTCTTGCTGAAGCCATCAGGCGTATTCATGAGGATGAGTCCGTCAGCTCGCTTTTTGTATAA
- the ispE gene encoding 4-(cytidine 5'-diphospho)-2-C-methyl-D-erythritol kinase, which yields MKKVKLKAPAKVNYRLDVLRRRPDGYHDLRMIMQRIDLCDDIEIALSGTRGVRVTCGRDGVPDGPDNIAWRAADALLTISGRAVGLDIAITKNIPVAAGLGGGSSDGATVLMGVNELLGLGFSDERLMEIGVKLGADVPFFIFKKTALAEGIGDKLTAVETISPVWLVLVNPHLHVSTGWVYQNLRLTAMKDDDIIPRFYGKIEDVCAILANDLESVTIGRFPVIQEIKERLLRVGACGSLMSGSGSTVFGLFKDEAAARRAAETLAAESNWFVVAVKTL from the coding sequence GTGAAGAAAGTGAAACTCAAGGCCCCGGCCAAGGTCAATTACCGCCTGGATGTGTTGCGCAGGCGGCCGGACGGCTACCATGACCTGCGCATGATCATGCAGCGCATCGATCTCTGCGACGACATCGAAATTGCACTTTCAGGCACCCGGGGTGTGCGGGTGACTTGCGGCAGGGATGGTGTGCCTGACGGGCCGGACAATATTGCCTGGCGGGCGGCTGATGCACTGCTCACAATCTCGGGAAGGGCCGTGGGGCTTGATATTGCTATTACCAAGAACATACCCGTGGCGGCAGGCCTCGGCGGTGGCAGCAGCGACGGCGCAACCGTGCTGATGGGGGTGAATGAGCTGCTCGGGCTGGGATTCTCCGATGAACGGTTGATGGAGATAGGTGTCAAACTTGGGGCGGATGTGCCGTTTTTTATTTTTAAAAAGACGGCTCTGGCCGAGGGGATCGGTGACAAACTTACTGCGGTCGAAACCATATCGCCCGTCTGGCTGGTGCTTGTCAATCCGCATCTCCATGTTTCAACGGGCTGGGTTTACCAAAATTTACGATTGACAGCCATGAAAGATGACGATATAATTCCTCGCTTCTATGGGAAGATTGAGGACGTTTGCGCAATTCTTGCCAATGATCTCGAGTCTGTCACCATCGGCAGATTTCCCGTGATACAGGAAATCAAAGAGCGGCTACTTCGGGTTGGAGCCTGCGGGTCACTCATGTCCGGTAGCGGGTCGACGGTCTTCGGGCTCTTTAAGGATGAAGCTGCAGCCAGGCGAGCCGCAGAAACGCTTGCCGCTGAAAGCAACTGGTTTGTAGTCGCTGTAAAGACGTTATAA